The genomic interval CTCAGTGGAGAGCAGCACTGCACGGGGCTGCAACACACCGCCACGGGCTTCTTCACCACGTAGGAGCAGCAAGACAGAcgtccagagcagcagcaggggcagcagccaCAGCGGCAGCAAGGTTGCAGGCAACAGGACTGCTGGCACACCTTGGTACAGCAGACGGACCGCTGGCACGGGTCACAGCAGGACTGCTGGCACGGGTCACAACAGCTGGATTGCTGGCACGGGTCACAGCAGGACTGCTGGCACGGGTCACAGCAGGACTGCTGACATGGGTCACAGCACCGTTTCTGGCACGGGTCACAGCAGGACTGCTGGCATGGGTCACAGCAGGACTGCTGACATGGGTCACAGCACTGTTTCTGGCACGGGTCACAGCAGGACTGCTGACACGGGTCACAGCAGGACTGCTGACATGGGTCACAGCACCGTTTCTGGCACGGGTCACAACAGGACTGCTGGCATGGGTCACAGCAGGACTGCTGACACGGGTCACAGCACTGTTTCTGACATGGGTCACAGCAGGATTGCTGGCACGGGTCACAGCACTGTTTCTGACACGGGTCACAGCAGGACTGTTGGCACGGGTCACAGCAGGACTGCTGGCACGGGTCACAGCACCGTTTCTGACATGGGTCACAGCAGGACTGC from Patagioenas fasciata isolate bPatFas1 chromosome 30, bPatFas1.hap1, whole genome shotgun sequence carries:
- the LOC136112939 gene encoding uncharacterized protein, producing MCSTGCCPIVKSKTVCCSQPCQSGCCDPCQKKTVCCNPCQQSLCCDPCQQSCCDPCQKRCCDPCQQSCCDPCQQSCCDPCQKQCCDPCQQSCCDPCQKQCCDPCQQSCCDPCQQSCCDPCQKRCCDPCQQSCCDPCQQSCCDPCQKQCCDPCQQSCCDPCQQSCCDPCQKRCCDPCQQSCCDPCQQSCCDPCQQSSCCDPCQQSCCDPCQRSVCCTKVCQQSCCLQPCCRCGCCPCCCSGRLSCCSYVVKKPVAVCCSPVQCCSPLRKCSIPIQQCCASIRKSC